CTGGGTTCTCCCTTTACCTTGGGCATTTCTCACGCCGCCGCCTTCGGCGCGGCCTTTTCGGTCATGGTTCTGGACTCGGGACTGATGACCTCGGGCCGGACGGCCGTGACCATCACCAGCCCTTATGTGACCACCGCCTCGGCCTTTTTGTGCAGCCTCGTCGCTTCCGGGATCATCATCGCCATTTCCCGCACGCGCGGTACCCGGCCCGAAACCATGGTGCTGGCCGGAGTGGCCCTGGGCGCGCTCTTCACCGCCGGGACCATGTTCCTGCAGTATTTCGCCACGGACGTGCAGCTTTCCGCCATGGTTTTCTGGACTTTTGGGGACACGTCCCGCGCCAGCTGGGCGGAGCTTGGGCTCATGACTCTGGTTACGCTTGGCGGCACGCTCTATTTTCTGGCCAACAGCTGGAACTACAACGCCATCGATGCCGGGGACGAGACAGCCAAGAGTCTGGGGGTGCGGGTCGAACGGGTGCGCATCGTAGGCATGCTGCTCTCCAGCCTGGTCACGGCTGTGCTCATCGCCTTCCTGGGCATCATCGGCTTTGTGGGGCTGGTGGTGCCGCACATGTTCCGGCGCGTCATCGGTGCGGATCACCGTTTTTTGCTGCCCGCGTCGCTGGTGGGCGGGGCGCTGTTGCTGCTGCTCTCCGACACGGCGGCACGTTTGGTCATGGCCCCGCACCTTTTGCCCGTCTCCGTGCTGACAGCCTTTTTGGGGGCTCCGACCTTTCTTTATCTCATCGTCAGGGGGCGGCGCTCATGATGCTTTCGGTCTGCGGGGTGCACTTCACCTACAACAGCCATCCGCTCCTGCGGAACATCGATTTCAGCCTCGAACGCGGTGAGCTGCTGGCCATCCTCGGTCCCAACGGTGTGGGCAAGACCACCTTGCTCAAATGTATGAACGCCATTCTGCGCCCGGCTTCGGGCGCGATTCTGGTGGAGGAGCGCGACATCCTTTCGCTTGCGCCCTCGGACATCGCCCGCGACATCGGCTATGTTTCCCAGAAGAACGAAGCCTCCCGCCTGACGGTCTTTGACGCCGTGCTCATGGGCCGCACCCCGCATATCCGCTGGCGCATGAGCGAAGACGACCTGCGCAAGACCGACGCCATTTTGCATACCATGGACCTGTGCTCCATGGCCATGCGCCACATCGACACCTTGAGCGGCGGCGAGCTGCAGAAAGTCTGCATCGCGCGCGCTCTGGTGCAGGAGCCTTCGCTCCTTTTGCTCGACGAGCCCACCAGCGCCCTGGACCTCAAGAATCAGGTCGAGATCATGAATCTTGTCCGCCGGGTGGTGGACGAGCACCGCATCGCCGCGGTCATGA
This DNA window, taken from Desulfomicrobium sp. ZS1, encodes the following:
- a CDS encoding iron ABC transporter permease, yielding MHSDHGNVPEEYKRYLAWKTLVVVLCALALAAALLMSLCVGAAGLPLGDVLSSLLGQDSTPRIDAIVRGIRLPQSLAAMVAGGGLAVAGAVMQAILRNPLGSPFTLGISHAAAFGAAFSVMVLDSGLMTSGRTAVTITSPYVTTASAFLCSLVASGIIIAISRTRGTRPETMVLAGVALGALFTAGTMFLQYFATDVQLSAMVFWTFGDTSRASWAELGLMTLVTLGGTLYFLANSWNYNAIDAGDETAKSLGVRVERVRIVGMLLSSLVTAVLIAFLGIIGFVGLVVPHMFRRVIGADHRFLLPASLVGGALLLLLSDTAARLVMAPHLLPVSVLTAFLGAPTFLYLIVRGRRS
- a CDS encoding ABC transporter ATP-binding protein produces the protein MMLSVCGVHFTYNSHPLLRNIDFSLERGELLAILGPNGVGKTTLLKCMNAILRPASGAILVEERDILSLAPSDIARDIGYVSQKNEASRLTVFDAVLMGRTPHIRWRMSEDDLRKTDAILHTMDLCSMAMRHIDTLSGGELQKVCIARALVQEPSLLLLDEPTSALDLKNQVEIMNLVRRVVDEHRIAAVMSMHDLNMALRHADKTIFLKDGDIHAMGTPGCVTPEIIHEVYGLPVHIHRIDGRSIVIPQN